A single window of Vigna unguiculata cultivar IT97K-499-35 chromosome 1, ASM411807v1, whole genome shotgun sequence DNA harbors:
- the LOC114185205 gene encoding uncharacterized protein LOC114185205, translating to MGDGKVNLPDDLFLSKTSDSLRDEASGGHGGEKGIAALLDDSKDQLSSDNSIPLSPQWLYSKPVDARTTANPVGVNSTDPILKDSWRLEGSQDKKDWRRAAPDVDISRRWREEERETSLLGRRDRRKEDRRLENTSTSENRSLPSDRWHESRGSGHDSRRENKWSSRWGPEDKEKDSRSEKRNDVEKEDGHTEKQSSVGGNRIGSDRDTDSRDKWRPRHRLEAQAAGVATYRAAPGFGLEKGRIEGSNVRFSPGRGRANLNGNLQIVRSPIGSSLGSALVDRNKTILGKSSLGADLYYYPRGKLLDIYRKQKVDPNFDSLPSEMEYTSPFTEPGAVEPLAFVAPGAEEEVVLKEIWKGKITSSEVAGYSFRGRDGGSNDDISGPVIVSEGKQQPSIGSSAKVISGSDISDDSDQILISSASTAGGLLRNIVGEVATVQDGKQKQMPAIGVHGRDESSVSRIGDGSIPGNKVVESATFDLHQGQSLAFLEHANRNGVDSIGGSEINSSLPDDSRNLFDFSSLQQTPNINQQDFKVNEKTYVPESVIALEELSLCYLDPQGEIQGPFLGIDIILWFEQGFFGMDLPVRLSDAPEGSPFHELGDIMPHLKVKSGLGSGSNRVIQSEPSDAIGRNLKVDVHNFDYDGSSASDDQPWSSSRPDTSSSVGIPSQIPNQSYHSEVKFSDDQGFGNIVAHDEDISLSKLAGSINDKPLMRPMDVNALHSHPTGKPVANEVAVSDSHHEADKLHPFGLLMSELRDGSHLRRAQSSNSSMRLGDQGHFLDPLMDRDAPFTDQQSCISGMVNQPSFREKWGDKYGTIRHFQEDQFLSHMGQIQKERLQQQSNISNHFPAHLNGSELERFPGFALSQNMNSNLQQMMQNSGSDFERILEHQIQQYQLELQQQQDMHHQQLLHQQMKLQPQQQSQVQQLLHEQFMQQPIPDPNFGQSKHDISRDNLLDQVQMRRYINDLHLNSHSLRHLDPSMEHIIQANMGLNAAQGRQADLSDLLLQARHGNILPSEQQLHFQQDQLQAQQLSLALRQQLGLDGERHFGRSWPINETGQLIRNPGTHQLGLSAGFNVSDIHKQQQRLVTQEEQLNYLGRNLPEQNQRGFYDNPMMFERSAPISQGRELHDRRRYLHRGDQMDSLSSHHLQPTDDLFGHHPDAFKGSLHVNNGHVENSWIDPRVQLQQHLEAVRQRRELGDTVSSTDLNMSGSVGSHEDSSARGFMDLLHKKLGVQSAQPSAVDKWHPLSSRSDKSWHVPEASSIMHPFELQPDHQQVHLNDPFLERAQSTNSNALIHDHLSSMHISDQYNNLGNTERMPLRSRSGSLLEEQPVLSANMDPLHPNYRIPFQIGKSSMEKDLLELEANKGQRHEYMGTINNLVPGMSDMSEQVENIMNSMELPAIAHSRHSSLSSAGGDGSFGREIGLNNSRDEVSGDRIPPSTKGFDNTFHKRPHVSRVLSSPDVQSDQPSAPSVNQNNLINLTSSEGRREPSANSSMSSMTDAQAAGKKEVRFRSSSFSEGAVSETSFMDMLKKPVLPEVVVESHAGSGIGSESSDAAQAARGGKKKGKKGKQIDPSLLGFKVSSNRIMMGEIQRPED from the exons ATGGGCGACGGCAAGGTCAATCTCCCTGACGATCTCTTCCTCTCCAAGACTTCTGATTCCCTCAGAg ATGAAGCATCCGGAGGACATGGTGGGGAGAAAGGAATTGCAGCGCTACTTGATGATTCGAAAG ATCAATTGTCATCTGACAACAGCATACCCCTATCCCCACAGTGGCTGTATTCCAAACCTGTTGATGCAAGGACAACTGCCAATCCGGTGGGG GTGAACTCAACTGATCCCATACTGAAAGATAGTTGGCGTTTGGAGGGGTCCCAGGACAAGAAAGACTGGAGGAGGGCAGCTCCTGATGTTGACATCAGTCGCCGCTGGCGTGAAGAGGAGAGGGAAACAAGCTTGCTTGGGAGAAGGGATCGCAGAAAAGAAGATCGTCGTTTGGAGAATACTTCAACATCAGAGAATAGATCCTTGCCCTCTGATCGCTGGCACGAGAGCCGTGGTTCTGGCCATGACTCTAGAAGAGAGAATAAGTGGTCATCAAGATGGGGTCCTGAAGATAAAGAGAAGGATTCTAGAAGTGAAAAAAGAAACGATGTTGAGAAGGAAGATGGTCACACTGAAAAACAGTCTTCTGTTGGTGGCAATCGCATTGGGTCTGACCGTGACACTGATTCTCGTGATAAATGGAGGCCACGACATCGATTGGAAGCTCAAGCTGCTGGTGTGGCTACATACCGTGCTGCACCTGGATTTGGGCTGGAGAAAGGACGTATAGAAGGCTCCAATGTGCGATTTTCACCAGGAAGAGGAAGGGCTAACCTTAATGGAAACTTACAAATTGTAAGGTCTCCTATAGGCTCTAGTCTTGGATCTGCACTTGTGGATAGGAATAAAACTATACTGGGGAAGTCTAGCCTTGGTGCCGATTTGTATTACTACCCGAGGGGTAAGCTCCTTGACATATATCGCAAGCAAAAGGTTGATCCAAATTTTGATAGCCTGCCTTCTGAGATGGAGTATACATCGCCCTTTACTGAACCTGGTGCTGTTGAACCATTAGCATTTGTTGCTCCTGGTGCTGAGGAAGAG gTTGTCCTtaaagaaatatggaaaggaaAAATTACTAGCAGTGAAGTTGCGGGCTATTCCTTTAGAGGAAGGGATGGAGGGTCAAATGATGATATTTCAG GCCCTGTTATTGTAAGTGAAGGAAAACAGCAACCTTCCATTGGCAGCAGTGCAAAGGTTATATCAGGAAGTGATATCTCGGATGATTCTgatcaaatattaattagttCAGCATCAACTGCTGGTGGTTTATTGAGAAACATTGTTGGGG AAGTTGCAACTGTCCAAGATGGCAAGCAGAAACAAATGCCTGCTATTGGTGTGCATGGCAGAGATGAGAGTTCTGTTAGCAGGATTGGAGACGGCAGCATTCCAGGAAACAAAGTTGTTGAATCAGCAACTTTTGATCTCCATCAGGGACAATCTTTAGCTTTTCTGGAACATGCTAATCGGAATGGTGTTGATTCAATTGGTGGTTCTGAAATCAATAGCAGTCTACCTGATGATTCTCGCAATCTCTTTGATTTTTCATCTCTGCAGCAAACTCCAAACATTAATCAACAGGACTTCAAAGTTAATGAGAAGACATATGTGCCTGAAAGTGTTATTGCTCTTGAGGAGTTGAGTTTGTGCTATCTGGATCCTCAAGGGGAAATTCAAGGACCCTTTCTTGGGATTGACATTATTTTGTGGTTCGAACAAGGATTTTTTGGAATGGACTTGCCTGTTCGCTTGTCAGATGCTCCTGAAGGATCACCATTTCACGAACTTGGTGACATTATGCCTCATTTGAAAGTCAAGTCAGGATTAGGCTCTGGTAGTAATAGGGTTATTCAATCAGAACCTTCTGATGCCATTGGAAGGAACCTAAAAGTAGATGTGCATAATTTTGATTATGATGGGTCTTCTGCCAGCGATGATCAACCTTGGTCTTCTTCCCGACCTGATACTAGCTCAAGTGTTGGTATTCCTTCTCAAATACCCAATCAAAGTTATCACTCTGAGGTCAAGTTCTCTGATGATCAGGGCTTCGGTAATATTGTTGCACATGATGAGG atATCTCTTTGTCAAAATTGGCTGGAAGCATAAATGATAAACCTTTGATGAGGCCTATGGATGTCAATGCTTTGCATTCTCATCCTACTGGAAAACCTGTTGCCAATGAAGTTGCAGTGAGTGATTCTCACCATGAAGCTGATAAGTTGCACCCATTTGGGTTATTGATGTCTGAACTCAGAGATGGTTCTCATTTAAGGCGTGCACAATCTTCCAATAGTTCTATGAGGTTGGGTGATCAGGGTCATTTTCTAGATCCGTTAATGGATAGAGATGCTCCTTTTACTGATCAACAAAGCTGTATTAGTGGCATGGTTAATCAACCTTCTTTCAGGGAGAAATGGGGTGATAAATATGGGACAATTAGACATTTTCAGGAAGATCAGTTCCTTTCCCATATGGGACAAATTCAGAAAGAAAGGCTTCAGCAGCAGAGTAATATATCTAATCATTTCCCTGCTCATCTTAATGGGTCAGAGTTAGAGAGGTTTCCAGGTTTTGCACTTTCGCAGAACATGAACTCCAACCTACAGCAGATGATGCAGAATTCTGGGTCAGATTTTGAACGTATTCTGGAACATCAGATTCAACAATACCAGCTTGAGTTACAGCAACAGCAAGATATGCATCACCAACAATTATTACACCAACAGATGAAACTTCAGCCCCAGCAACAGTCTCAAGTCCAACAATTGCTTCATGAACAGTTTATGCAGCAGCCAATCCCTGATCCCAACTTTGGGCAGTCCAAACATGATATTTCGAGGGATAACCTGTTAGATCAGGTACAAATGAGGAGATATATTAATGACTTGCATCTGAATTCACATTCTTTAAGGCACCTTGATCCATCAATGGAACATATTATCCAAGCAAATATGGGCCTCAATGCTGCACAAGGAAGGCAAGCTGATTTGTCAGACCTCTTGTTGCAAGCAAGGCATGGTAATATATTACCTTCTGAACAACAGCTTCATTTTCAGCAAGATCAGTTGCAGGCACAGCAGCTATCTTTGGCTCTTAGACAGCAGTTAGGCTTAGATGGAGAAAGGCATTTTGGTAGGTCATGGCCAATTAATGAAACAGGACAGTTGATTAGAAATCCTGGAACCCATCAACTAGGTCTTTCAGCAGGATTTAATGTTTCAGATATTCACAAACAGCAGCAGAGGCTTGTGACACAAGAGGAGCAATTAAATTACTTGGGGAGGAATCTTCCAGAGCAGAACCAGAGAGGGTTCTATGATAATCCTATGATGTTTGAGAGGTCTGCACCTATTTCCCAAGGAAGGGAATTACATGACCGTCGTCGCTATTTACATCGAGGTGATCAGATGGATTCTTTATCCTCTCATCATCTACAACCTACTGACGATCTCTTTGGTCACCACCCTGATGCCTTCAAGGGTTCACTCCACGTCAACAATGGACATGTGGAAAATAGCTGGATTGATCCCCGGGTGCAACTACAGCAGCATCTTGAAGCTGTGAGGCAGAGAAGAGAGTTAGGCGATACTGTTTCATCAACAGATCTGAACATGTCTGGATCTGTTGGCTCTCATGAAGACAGTTCCGCACGAGGTTTTATGGACCTACTTCATAAAAAACTGGGTGTTCAATCCGCACAACCATCAGCTGTTGATAAATGGCATCCTCTTTCATCAAGAAGTGACAAATCTTGGCATGTTCCAGAGGCTAGTTCAATAATGCATCCTTTTGAGCTTCAGCCTGATCATCAGCAAGTCCATCTGAATGACCCTTTTTTAGAAAGGGCTCAGAGTACTAATTCCAATGCCTTAATCCATGATCATTTATCCAGCATGCATATCTCTGACCAATACAACAATCTAGGGAACACTGAAAGAATGCCTCTTCGGTCTAGATCTGGTTCATTACTTGAAGAACAACCAGTGTTATCTGCAAATATGGACCCTTTACATCCCAATTACAGAATTCCTTTTCAGATTGGTAAATCATCTATGGAAAAGGACTTACTGGAGTTAGAAGCAAATAAGGGTCAGAGACATGAATATATGGGcacaattaataatttagttccTGGGATGTCGGACATGTCAGAGCAAGTGGAAAACATCATGAATTCCATGGAACTACCTGCAATTGCCCATAGTAGACATAGCTCACTGAGCAGTGCAG GTGGTGATGGCTCATTTGGTCGAGAGATAGGTTTGAATAATTCACGAGATGAGGTTTCTGGTGACAG GATACCTCCTTCAACCAAAGGTTTTGATAATACTTTCCATAAGCGCCCCCATGTGTCTCGGGTTTTATCTTCACCTGATGTCCAGTCAGACCAGCCATCCGCACCCAGTGTCAAtcaaaataacttaataaatcTCACATCTAGTGAAG GGAGACGAGAACCGTCTGCAAATTCGTCAATGAGTAGCATGACAGATGCTCAGGCTGCTGGAAAAAAAGAGGTTCGGTTTAGATCTTCTTCGTTCAGTGAAGGTGCTGTGTCAGAGACATCATTTATGGACATGCTGAAAAAGCCCGTTCTTCCTGAGGTGGTGGTGGAGTCGCATGCCGGTAGTGGAATTGGGAGTGAGTCATCTGATGCAGCACAAGCAGCAAGAGGGGggaaaaagaaagggaagaaaggaaAACAGATAGATCCTTCTCTTCTTGGTTTCAAGGTCTCCAGTAACCGGATCATGATGGGTGAGATTCAACGCCCTGAAGATTGA